In a single window of the Panthera leo isolate Ple1 chromosome A1, P.leo_Ple1_pat1.1, whole genome shotgun sequence genome:
- the RELL2 gene encoding RELT-like protein 2 encodes MSEPQPDLEPPQHGLYMLFLLVLVFFLMGLVGFMICHVLKKKGYRCRTSRGSEPDDAQLQPPEDDDMNEDTVERIVRCIIQNEANAEALKEMLGDSEGEGTVQLSSVDATSSLQDGTPSHHHTVHLGSAAPCIHCSRNKRPPLVRQGRSKEGKSRPRPGETTVFSVGRFRVTHIEKRYGLHEHRDGSPTDRSWGSGGGQDIGGSQGSGGGHPRAGTPAIESLPPERPQPLALASPLVQNGGLRDSSLVPCTLEGNPRASAESVLGAGGKGPSPGLASREAIGQPSKLDTTDHQVSAPRGAGGV; translated from the exons ATGTCGGAACCACAGCCTGACCTGGAACCGCCCCAACATGGGCTGTACATGCTCTTCCTGCTTGTGCTGGTCTTCTTCCTCATGGGCCTCGTAGGCTTCATGATCTGCCACGTGCTCAAGAAGAAGGGCTACCGCTGCCGCACGTCGAGGGGCTCGGAGCCTGACGATGCCCAGCTCCAGCCCC CTGAGGACGATGACATGAATGAGGACACAGTAGAGAGGATTGTTCGCTGCATCATCCAAAATGAAG cCAATGCTGAGGCCTTGAAGGAGATGCTGGGGGACAGTGAAGGAGAAGGGACAGTGCAGCTGTCCAG CGTGGATGCTACCTCCAGCCTGCAGGACGGAACCCCCTCCCATCATCACACAGTGCATCTGGGGTCTGCTGCCCCTTGCATCCACTGTAGCCGCAACAAGAGGCCCCCACTTGTCCGTCAGGGACGCTCCAAGGAAGGAAAGAGCCGCCCCCGGCCTGGGGAGACCACTGTGTTCTCTGTGGGCAG gtTCCGGGTGACACACATAGAGAAGCGCTATGGACTACATGAGCATCGTGATGGCTCTCCCACAGACAGGAGCTGGGGGTCTGGTGGAGGGCAGGACATAGGGGGTAGTCAGGGGTCTGGGGGAGGGCATCCCAGGGCAGGGACACCTGCCATTGAGAGCCTGCCCCCTGAGAGGCCACAGCCCCTGGCCCTCGCCAGTCCCTTGGTGCAGAATGGAGGACTCAGGGACAGTAGCTTAGTCCCTTGTACACTTGAGGGCAACCCTAGAGCCTCTGCAGAGTCAGTTctaggggctggagggaagggccCAAGCCCAGGACTGGCCAGTCGAGAGGCAATTGGACAGCCAAGCAAACTGGACACCACAGATCACCAG GTGTCTGCACCACGAGGAGCAGGGGGTGTGTGA
- the FCHSD1 gene encoding F-BAR and double SH3 domains protein 1 isoform X1 yields MQPPPRKVKPAQEVKLRFLEQLSILQTRQQREADLLEDIRSYSKQRAAIEREYGQALQKLAGPFLKREGHRSGEMDSRPSMGRGRMVFGAWRCLLDATVAGGQARLQASDRYRDLAGGTGRSAKEQVLRKGAENLQRAQAEVLQSVRELSRSRKLYGQRERVWALAQEKAADVQARLNRSDHGLFHTRTSLQKLSTKLSAQSAQYSQQLRAARNEYLLNLVATNAHLDHYYQEELPALLKALVSELLEHLRDPLTLLSRTELEAAEMALEHARHGAQATSQVSWEQDLKLFLQEPGVFSPTPPQEFQPAGTDQVCALELEGDAGGMAGDSSLEKEVQRWTSRAARDYKIQNHGHRVLQRLEQRRQQAPEREAPGIEQRLQEVRESIRRAQVSQVKGAARLALLQGAGLDVQRWLKPAMTQAQDEVEQERRLSEARLSQRDLSPTAEDAELSDFEECEETGELFEEPVPTALATRPLPCPAHVVFGYQAGREDELTITEGEWLEVIEEGDADEWVKARNQHGEVGFVPERYLNFPDLSFPESGHDSDNPSGAEPTAFLARALYSYTGQSAEELSFPEGALIRLLPRAQDGVDDGFWRGEFGGHVGVFPSLLVEELLGPPGPHELSDPEQMLPSPSPPSFSPPVPTCALDGAPAPVLPVDQDLECPGPLDMMAPRLRPMRPPPPPPAKAPDPGHPDPLT; encoded by the exons ATGCAGCCGCCGCCCCGAAAA GTGAAGCCGGCTCAGGAGGTGAAGCTTCGCTTCCTGGAGCAGCTGAGCATCCTTCAGACCCGGCAGCAGAGGGAGGCAGATTTACTGGAGGACATCAG GTCCTACAGCAAGCAGAGGGCAGCCATTGAACGGGAGTATGGGCAG GCACTTCAGAAACTGGCTGGGCCATTCCTGAAGAGGGAAGGGCATCGGAGTGGGGAGATGGACAGCAG ACCTTCTATGGGGAGAGGCAGGATGGTGTTTGGTGCCTGGCGCTGCCTGCTGGATGCCACCGTGGCTGGGGGCCAAGCCCGGCTCCAGGCATCTGACCGATACCGTGACCTGGCAGGGGGCACAGGGCGGAGTGCCAAGGAGCAGGTGCTTAGGAAG GGAGCAGAGAACCTCCAGAGGGCACAAGCTGAGGTGCTGCAGTCTGTCCgggagctgagccgaagtcggaagctgtATGGGCAGCGGGAACGTGTGTGGGCCTTGGCACAGGAGAAGGCGGCTGATGTCCAGGCTAG ACTGAACCGAAGTGACCATGGGCTCTTCCACACTCGAACCAGTCTCCAGAAACTCAGCACCAAG TTGTCTGCCCAATCAGCCCAGTACTCCCAGCAGCTGAGAGCAGCCCGCAACGAGTACCTGCTTAACCTGGTGGCCACCAATGCCCACCTTGACCACTACTACCAGGAGGAATTGCCAGCCCTGCTCAAG GCCCTGGTCAGCGAGCTCTTGGAACACTTGAGGGACCCCCTGACCCTGCTAAGCCGCACTGAGCTGGAAGCTGCAGAGATGGCCCTGGAGCATGCCCGCCATGGAGCACAGGCAACCTCCCAG GTAAGCTGGGAGCAAGATTTGAAGCTTTTTCTTCAGGAGCCTGGAGTATTTTCCCCCACACCACCTCAGGAGTTTCAGCCTGCAGGGACTGATCAG GTGTGTGCCTTGGAACTGGAGGGGGACGCAGGAGGCATGGCTGGGGACAGTAGCCTGGAGAAAGAGGTTCAGCGCTGGACGAGCCGAGCTGCCCGAGACTACAAGATCCAGAACCATGGGCAtcgg GTGCTGCAGCGGCTGGAGCAGAGGCGACAGCAGGCTCCAGAGCGGGAGGCTCCAGGCATAGAACAGCGGCTGCAGGAAGTGAGGGAGAGCATCCGGCGGGCACAG GTGAGCCAGGTGAAGGGGGCTGCTCGGCTGGCCCTGCTACAAGGAGCTGGCCTAGATGTGCAGCGCTGGCTGAAACCAGCCATGACCCAGGCCCAGGATGAGGTGGAGCAGGAGCGACGGCTCAGTGAGGCCCGACTGTCCCAGAGGGACCTGTCTCCTACG GCTGAGGATGCTGAGCTCTCGGACTTTGAGGAATGTGAGGAGACCGGGGAGCTCTTTGAGGAGCCTGTCCCCACAGCCTTGGCCACtaggccccttccctgccctgcacaTGTGGTGTTTGGCTATCAG GCAGGGCGTGAGGATGAGCTGACCATCACAGAGGGCGAGTGGCTGGAGGTCATAGAAGAGGGAGATGCTGATGAATGGGTCAAG GCTCGAAACCAGCACGGCGAGGTAGGCTTTGTCCCTGAGCGGTATCTCAACTTCCCGGACCTCTCCTTCCCTGAGAGTGGCCATGACAGCGACAACCCCTCAGGGGCAGAGCCCACAG CTTTCCTGGCCCGTGCCCTATACAGCTACACGGGACAGAGTGCAGAGGAGCTGAGCTTCCCCGAGGGGGCACTTATCCGCCTGCTGCCCAGGGCCCAGGATGGAGTGGATGACGGCTTCTGGAGGGGAGAATTTGGGGGCCATGTTGGGGTCTTCCCCTCCCTGCTAGTGGAGGAGCTTCTTGGCCCCCCAGGGCCCCATGAACTCTCAGACCCTGAACAG ATGCTGCcatccccttctcctcccagctTCTCACCTCCTGTGCCCACCTGTGCCTTGGATGGAGCCCCTGCACCTGTGCTGCCTGTGG ACCAAGACCTGGAATGTCCTGGACCCCTGGACATGATGGCACCTCGACTCAGGCCG ATGCGtccaccacctcccccaccagCTAAAGCCCCGGATCCTGGCCACCCAGATCCTCTCACCTGA
- the FCHSD1 gene encoding F-BAR and double SH3 domains protein 1 isoform X3, which translates to MQPPPRKVKPAQEVKLRFLEQLSILQTRQQREADLLEDIRSYSKQRAAIEREYGQALQKLAGPFLKREGHRSGEMDSRPSMGRGRMVFGAWRCLLDATVAGGQARLQASDRYRDLAGGTGRSAKEQVLRKGAENLQRAQAEVLQSVRELSRSRKLYGQRERVWALAQEKAADVQARLNRSDHGLFHTRTSLQKLSTKLSAQSAQYSQQLRAARNEYLLNLVATNAHLDHYYQEELPALLKALVSELLEHLRDPLTLLSRTELEAAEMALEHARHGAQATSQVSWEQDLKLFLQEPGVFSPTPPQEFQPAGTDQVCALELEGDAGGMAGDSSLEKEVQRWTSRAARDYKIQNHGHRVLQRLEQRRQQAPEREAPGIEQRLQEVRESIRRAQVSQVKGAARLALLQGAGLDVQRWLKPAMTQAQDEVEQERRLSEARLSQRDLSPTAEDAELSDFEECEETGELFEEPVPTALATRPLPCPAHVVFGYQAGREDELTITEGEWLEVIEEGDADEWVKARNQHGEVGFVPERYLNFPDLSFPESGHDSDNPSGAEPTDAAIPFSSQLLTSCAHLCLGWSPCTCAACGPRPGMSWTPGHDGTSTQADASTTSPTS; encoded by the exons ATGCAGCCGCCGCCCCGAAAA GTGAAGCCGGCTCAGGAGGTGAAGCTTCGCTTCCTGGAGCAGCTGAGCATCCTTCAGACCCGGCAGCAGAGGGAGGCAGATTTACTGGAGGACATCAG GTCCTACAGCAAGCAGAGGGCAGCCATTGAACGGGAGTATGGGCAG GCACTTCAGAAACTGGCTGGGCCATTCCTGAAGAGGGAAGGGCATCGGAGTGGGGAGATGGACAGCAG ACCTTCTATGGGGAGAGGCAGGATGGTGTTTGGTGCCTGGCGCTGCCTGCTGGATGCCACCGTGGCTGGGGGCCAAGCCCGGCTCCAGGCATCTGACCGATACCGTGACCTGGCAGGGGGCACAGGGCGGAGTGCCAAGGAGCAGGTGCTTAGGAAG GGAGCAGAGAACCTCCAGAGGGCACAAGCTGAGGTGCTGCAGTCTGTCCgggagctgagccgaagtcggaagctgtATGGGCAGCGGGAACGTGTGTGGGCCTTGGCACAGGAGAAGGCGGCTGATGTCCAGGCTAG ACTGAACCGAAGTGACCATGGGCTCTTCCACACTCGAACCAGTCTCCAGAAACTCAGCACCAAG TTGTCTGCCCAATCAGCCCAGTACTCCCAGCAGCTGAGAGCAGCCCGCAACGAGTACCTGCTTAACCTGGTGGCCACCAATGCCCACCTTGACCACTACTACCAGGAGGAATTGCCAGCCCTGCTCAAG GCCCTGGTCAGCGAGCTCTTGGAACACTTGAGGGACCCCCTGACCCTGCTAAGCCGCACTGAGCTGGAAGCTGCAGAGATGGCCCTGGAGCATGCCCGCCATGGAGCACAGGCAACCTCCCAG GTAAGCTGGGAGCAAGATTTGAAGCTTTTTCTTCAGGAGCCTGGAGTATTTTCCCCCACACCACCTCAGGAGTTTCAGCCTGCAGGGACTGATCAG GTGTGTGCCTTGGAACTGGAGGGGGACGCAGGAGGCATGGCTGGGGACAGTAGCCTGGAGAAAGAGGTTCAGCGCTGGACGAGCCGAGCTGCCCGAGACTACAAGATCCAGAACCATGGGCAtcgg GTGCTGCAGCGGCTGGAGCAGAGGCGACAGCAGGCTCCAGAGCGGGAGGCTCCAGGCATAGAACAGCGGCTGCAGGAAGTGAGGGAGAGCATCCGGCGGGCACAG GTGAGCCAGGTGAAGGGGGCTGCTCGGCTGGCCCTGCTACAAGGAGCTGGCCTAGATGTGCAGCGCTGGCTGAAACCAGCCATGACCCAGGCCCAGGATGAGGTGGAGCAGGAGCGACGGCTCAGTGAGGCCCGACTGTCCCAGAGGGACCTGTCTCCTACG GCTGAGGATGCTGAGCTCTCGGACTTTGAGGAATGTGAGGAGACCGGGGAGCTCTTTGAGGAGCCTGTCCCCACAGCCTTGGCCACtaggccccttccctgccctgcacaTGTGGTGTTTGGCTATCAG GCAGGGCGTGAGGATGAGCTGACCATCACAGAGGGCGAGTGGCTGGAGGTCATAGAAGAGGGAGATGCTGATGAATGGGTCAAG GCTCGAAACCAGCACGGCGAGGTAGGCTTTGTCCCTGAGCGGTATCTCAACTTCCCGGACCTCTCCTTCCCTGAGAGTGGCCATGACAGCGACAACCCCTCAGGGGCAGAGCCCACAG ATGCTGCcatccccttctcctcccagctTCTCACCTCCTGTGCCCACCTGTGCCTTGGATGGAGCCCCTGCACCTGTGCTGCCTGTGG ACCAAGACCTGGAATGTCCTGGACCCCTGGACATGATGGCACCTCGACTCAGGCCG ATGCGtccaccacctcccccaccagCTAA
- the HDAC3 gene encoding histone deacetylase 3 isoform X1 — MAKTVAYFYDPDVGNFHYGAGHPMKPHRLALTHSLVLHYGLYKKMIVFKPYQASQHDMCRFHSEDYIDFLQRVSPTNMQGFTKSLNAFNVGDDCPVFPGLFEFCSRYTGASLQGATQLNNKICDIAINWAGGLHHAKKFEASGFCYVNDIVIGILELLKYHPRVLYIDIDIHHGDGVQEAFYLTDRVMTVSFHKYGNYFFPGTGDMYEVGAESGRYYCLNVPLRDGIDDQSYKHLFQPVINQVVDFYQPTCIVLQCGADSLGCDRLGCFNLSIRGHGECVEYVKSFNIPLLVLGGGGYTVRNVARCWTYETSLLVEEAISEELPYSEYFEYFAPDFTLHPDVSTRIENQNSRQYLDQIRQTIFENLKMLNHAPSVQIHDVPADLLTYDRTDEADAEERGPEENYSRPEAPNEFYDGDHDNDKESDVEI, encoded by the exons ATGGCCAAGACCGTGGCCTATTTCTACGACCCTGACGTGGGCAACTTCCACTACG GGGCAGGGCACCCTATGAAGCCCCATCGCTTGGCATTGACCCATAGTCTGGTCCTGCACTACGGTCTCTATAAGAAGATGATC GTCTTCAAGCCATACCAGGCCTCCCAGCATGACATGTGCCGCTTTCACTCTGAGGACTACATCGACTTCTTGCAGAGAGTCAGCCCCACCAATATGCAAGGCTTCACCAAGAGCCTTAATGCCTTCAACGTGGGCGATGACTG CCCAGTGTTTCCCGGCCTCTTTGAGTTCTGTTCCCGTTACACAGGCGCATCTCTGCAAGGAGCAACCCAGCTGAACAACAAG ATCTGTGATATTGCCATTAACTGGGCTGGTGGTCTGCACCATGCCAAGAAATTTGAG GCCTCTGGCTTCTGCTATGTCAATGACATTGTGATTGGCATCCTGGAGCTGCTCAA GTACCACCCTCGGGTGCTCTACATTGATATTGACATCCACCACGGTGATGGAGTTCAGGAAGCCTTCTACCTCACTGACCGGGTCATGACAGTCTCCTTCCACAAATATGGAAACTACTTCTTTCCTGGCACAG GTGACATGTATGAAGTTGGAGCAGAGAGTGGCCGCTACTACTGTCTAAATGTGCCCTTGCGGGATGGCATTGATGACCAGA GTTACAAGCACCTTTTCCAGCCGGTTATCAACCAGGTAGTGGACTTCTACCAACCCACGTGCATTGTGCTCCAG TGTGGAGCTGACTCTCTGGGCTGTGATCGTCTAGGCTGCTTCAACCTCAGCATTCGAGGACATGG GGAATGCGTCGAATATGTCAAGAGCTTCAATATCCCTCTTCTGGTGCTAGGTGGTGGTGGCTATACTGTCCGAAATGTTGCCCGCTGCTG GACATATGAAACATCGCTGCTGGTAGAAGAGGCCATTAGTGAGGAGCTTCCCTATAGTG AATACTTCGAGTACTTTGCCCCGGACTTCACACTCCATCCAGATGTCAGCACCCGCATCGAGAATCAGAACTCACGCCAG TACCTGGACCAGATCCGCCAGACAATCTTTGAAAACTTGAAGATGCTGAACCATGCACCTAGCGTCCAGATTCATGATGTGCCTGCAGACCTCCTGACCTATGACAGGACTGACGAGGCTGATGCAGAGGAGAGGGGTCCTGAAGAGAACTATAGCAG GCCAGAGGCACCCAATGAGTTCTATGATGGAGACCATGACAATGACAAGGAAAGCGACGTGGAGATTTAA
- the FCHSD1 gene encoding F-BAR and double SH3 domains protein 1 isoform X2, translating into MQPPPRKVKPAQEVKLRFLEQLSILQTRQQREADLLEDIRSYSKQRAAIEREYGQALQKLAGPFLKREGHRSGEMDSRMVFGAWRCLLDATVAGGQARLQASDRYRDLAGGTGRSAKEQVLRKGAENLQRAQAEVLQSVRELSRSRKLYGQRERVWALAQEKAADVQARLNRSDHGLFHTRTSLQKLSTKLSAQSAQYSQQLRAARNEYLLNLVATNAHLDHYYQEELPALLKALVSELLEHLRDPLTLLSRTELEAAEMALEHARHGAQATSQVSWEQDLKLFLQEPGVFSPTPPQEFQPAGTDQVCALELEGDAGGMAGDSSLEKEVQRWTSRAARDYKIQNHGHRVLQRLEQRRQQAPEREAPGIEQRLQEVRESIRRAQVSQVKGAARLALLQGAGLDVQRWLKPAMTQAQDEVEQERRLSEARLSQRDLSPTAEDAELSDFEECEETGELFEEPVPTALATRPLPCPAHVVFGYQAGREDELTITEGEWLEVIEEGDADEWVKARNQHGEVGFVPERYLNFPDLSFPESGHDSDNPSGAEPTAFLARALYSYTGQSAEELSFPEGALIRLLPRAQDGVDDGFWRGEFGGHVGVFPSLLVEELLGPPGPHELSDPEQMLPSPSPPSFSPPVPTCALDGAPAPVLPVDQDLECPGPLDMMAPRLRPMRPPPPPPAKAPDPGHPDPLT; encoded by the exons ATGCAGCCGCCGCCCCGAAAA GTGAAGCCGGCTCAGGAGGTGAAGCTTCGCTTCCTGGAGCAGCTGAGCATCCTTCAGACCCGGCAGCAGAGGGAGGCAGATTTACTGGAGGACATCAG GTCCTACAGCAAGCAGAGGGCAGCCATTGAACGGGAGTATGGGCAG GCACTTCAGAAACTGGCTGGGCCATTCCTGAAGAGGGAAGGGCATCGGAGTGGGGAGATGGACAGCAG GATGGTGTTTGGTGCCTGGCGCTGCCTGCTGGATGCCACCGTGGCTGGGGGCCAAGCCCGGCTCCAGGCATCTGACCGATACCGTGACCTGGCAGGGGGCACAGGGCGGAGTGCCAAGGAGCAGGTGCTTAGGAAG GGAGCAGAGAACCTCCAGAGGGCACAAGCTGAGGTGCTGCAGTCTGTCCgggagctgagccgaagtcggaagctgtATGGGCAGCGGGAACGTGTGTGGGCCTTGGCACAGGAGAAGGCGGCTGATGTCCAGGCTAG ACTGAACCGAAGTGACCATGGGCTCTTCCACACTCGAACCAGTCTCCAGAAACTCAGCACCAAG TTGTCTGCCCAATCAGCCCAGTACTCCCAGCAGCTGAGAGCAGCCCGCAACGAGTACCTGCTTAACCTGGTGGCCACCAATGCCCACCTTGACCACTACTACCAGGAGGAATTGCCAGCCCTGCTCAAG GCCCTGGTCAGCGAGCTCTTGGAACACTTGAGGGACCCCCTGACCCTGCTAAGCCGCACTGAGCTGGAAGCTGCAGAGATGGCCCTGGAGCATGCCCGCCATGGAGCACAGGCAACCTCCCAG GTAAGCTGGGAGCAAGATTTGAAGCTTTTTCTTCAGGAGCCTGGAGTATTTTCCCCCACACCACCTCAGGAGTTTCAGCCTGCAGGGACTGATCAG GTGTGTGCCTTGGAACTGGAGGGGGACGCAGGAGGCATGGCTGGGGACAGTAGCCTGGAGAAAGAGGTTCAGCGCTGGACGAGCCGAGCTGCCCGAGACTACAAGATCCAGAACCATGGGCAtcgg GTGCTGCAGCGGCTGGAGCAGAGGCGACAGCAGGCTCCAGAGCGGGAGGCTCCAGGCATAGAACAGCGGCTGCAGGAAGTGAGGGAGAGCATCCGGCGGGCACAG GTGAGCCAGGTGAAGGGGGCTGCTCGGCTGGCCCTGCTACAAGGAGCTGGCCTAGATGTGCAGCGCTGGCTGAAACCAGCCATGACCCAGGCCCAGGATGAGGTGGAGCAGGAGCGACGGCTCAGTGAGGCCCGACTGTCCCAGAGGGACCTGTCTCCTACG GCTGAGGATGCTGAGCTCTCGGACTTTGAGGAATGTGAGGAGACCGGGGAGCTCTTTGAGGAGCCTGTCCCCACAGCCTTGGCCACtaggccccttccctgccctgcacaTGTGGTGTTTGGCTATCAG GCAGGGCGTGAGGATGAGCTGACCATCACAGAGGGCGAGTGGCTGGAGGTCATAGAAGAGGGAGATGCTGATGAATGGGTCAAG GCTCGAAACCAGCACGGCGAGGTAGGCTTTGTCCCTGAGCGGTATCTCAACTTCCCGGACCTCTCCTTCCCTGAGAGTGGCCATGACAGCGACAACCCCTCAGGGGCAGAGCCCACAG CTTTCCTGGCCCGTGCCCTATACAGCTACACGGGACAGAGTGCAGAGGAGCTGAGCTTCCCCGAGGGGGCACTTATCCGCCTGCTGCCCAGGGCCCAGGATGGAGTGGATGACGGCTTCTGGAGGGGAGAATTTGGGGGCCATGTTGGGGTCTTCCCCTCCCTGCTAGTGGAGGAGCTTCTTGGCCCCCCAGGGCCCCATGAACTCTCAGACCCTGAACAG ATGCTGCcatccccttctcctcccagctTCTCACCTCCTGTGCCCACCTGTGCCTTGGATGGAGCCCCTGCACCTGTGCTGCCTGTGG ACCAAGACCTGGAATGTCCTGGACCCCTGGACATGATGGCACCTCGACTCAGGCCG ATGCGtccaccacctcccccaccagCTAAAGCCCCGGATCCTGGCCACCCAGATCCTCTCACCTGA
- the HDAC3 gene encoding histone deacetylase 3 isoform X2 has product MLRVLRKVQKLTLQNLEGRAKRREELRRGRGREAGPGFPGSAEAGCVLAQHVRAGVGQAAGRAAEARGLVPPAPWPRPWPISTTLTWATSTTVREQGGAGHPMKPHRLALTHSLVLHYGLYKKMIVFKPYQASQHDMCRFHSEDYIDFLQRVSPTNMQGFTKSLNAFNVGDDCPVFPGLFEFCSRYTGASLQGATQLNNKICDIAINWAGGLHHAKKFEASGFCYVNDIVIGILELLKYHPRVLYIDIDIHHGDGVQEAFYLTDRVMTVSFHKYGNYFFPGTGDMYEVGAESGRYYCLNVPLRDGIDDQSYKHLFQPVINQVVDFYQPTCIVLQCGADSLGCDRLGCFNLSIRGHGECVEYVKSFNIPLLVLGGGGYTVRNVARCWTYETSLLVEEAISEELPYSEYFEYFAPDFTLHPDVSTRIENQNSRQYLDQIRQTIFENLKMLNHAPSVQIHDVPADLLTYDRTDEADAEERGPEENYSRPEAPNEFYDGDHDNDKESDVEI; this is encoded by the exons ATGCTACGCGTCCTCCGCAAAGTCCAGAAGCTCACGCTCCAGAACCTAGAAGGGCGAGCCAAGCGACGGGAGGAACTCCGCAGGGGGCGTGGTCGGGAGGCGGGGCCTGGATTTCCCGGTTCCGCAGAGGCAGGCTGCGTGCTTGCGCAGCACGtacgagcgggggtggggcaggcagccGGGCGGGCGGCGGAGGCACGGGGCCTGGTCCCGCCGGCACCATGGCCAAGACCGTGGCCTATTTCTACGACCCTGACGTGGGCAACTTCCACTACGGTGAGGGAACAAGGTG GGGCAGGGCACCCTATGAAGCCCCATCGCTTGGCATTGACCCATAGTCTGGTCCTGCACTACGGTCTCTATAAGAAGATGATC GTCTTCAAGCCATACCAGGCCTCCCAGCATGACATGTGCCGCTTTCACTCTGAGGACTACATCGACTTCTTGCAGAGAGTCAGCCCCACCAATATGCAAGGCTTCACCAAGAGCCTTAATGCCTTCAACGTGGGCGATGACTG CCCAGTGTTTCCCGGCCTCTTTGAGTTCTGTTCCCGTTACACAGGCGCATCTCTGCAAGGAGCAACCCAGCTGAACAACAAG ATCTGTGATATTGCCATTAACTGGGCTGGTGGTCTGCACCATGCCAAGAAATTTGAG GCCTCTGGCTTCTGCTATGTCAATGACATTGTGATTGGCATCCTGGAGCTGCTCAA GTACCACCCTCGGGTGCTCTACATTGATATTGACATCCACCACGGTGATGGAGTTCAGGAAGCCTTCTACCTCACTGACCGGGTCATGACAGTCTCCTTCCACAAATATGGAAACTACTTCTTTCCTGGCACAG GTGACATGTATGAAGTTGGAGCAGAGAGTGGCCGCTACTACTGTCTAAATGTGCCCTTGCGGGATGGCATTGATGACCAGA GTTACAAGCACCTTTTCCAGCCGGTTATCAACCAGGTAGTGGACTTCTACCAACCCACGTGCATTGTGCTCCAG TGTGGAGCTGACTCTCTGGGCTGTGATCGTCTAGGCTGCTTCAACCTCAGCATTCGAGGACATGG GGAATGCGTCGAATATGTCAAGAGCTTCAATATCCCTCTTCTGGTGCTAGGTGGTGGTGGCTATACTGTCCGAAATGTTGCCCGCTGCTG GACATATGAAACATCGCTGCTGGTAGAAGAGGCCATTAGTGAGGAGCTTCCCTATAGTG AATACTTCGAGTACTTTGCCCCGGACTTCACACTCCATCCAGATGTCAGCACCCGCATCGAGAATCAGAACTCACGCCAG TACCTGGACCAGATCCGCCAGACAATCTTTGAAAACTTGAAGATGCTGAACCATGCACCTAGCGTCCAGATTCATGATGTGCCTGCAGACCTCCTGACCTATGACAGGACTGACGAGGCTGATGCAGAGGAGAGGGGTCCTGAAGAGAACTATAGCAG GCCAGAGGCACCCAATGAGTTCTATGATGGAGACCATGACAATGACAAGGAAAGCGACGTGGAGATTTAA